A window of the Tunturibacter empetritectus genome harbors these coding sequences:
- a CDS encoding S9 family peptidase, with protein sequence MTRFRFWQGLVLLASASGFASGPGDRVATDPKSVTSAASASGSSPMPVAELLQTVRLGGSTWSPDGKQIGYISNASGRLNLWVMQGDGTGARQLLKSDDRQSGPVFTKDGKEIVYEQDKGGDELYDLYAVPVSGGEPRNLTNTDKTSESSPLFSKDGKWLAFTNKVKVEASTNVGVMDWETGKVRILTHETDPKAFWNIGDWSPDGRSLYAVRQVGLDDADVYRVDVKSGATEKLTTHTGKALVFATAVSPDGKTLLLTSNEKGGYLNVALLDIASKKQRWVTDSQWEVHAGEFSPKGDTFTYTLNADGRATINFVDVKTLKASDRGIPAGLNTSGAEPTAFREDGSYLFSHQDSTHVANLYLLSAGGAITQVTHNESPVLAAAVLPSSQLVTYKSFDGKLISAFVWVPFNLKRDGTAPVVVMPHGGPTGQTVDSFNARAILLVSRGYVVIAPNVRGSTGYGMEFQNSNKKDLGGADLKDEIAGVDFLKATGFIDAKKVGIWGGSYGGFMTLMAIGKNPDLWAAAVDEYGILDWYTMLAHEDARLQEYEKSLLGDPVADKAVYEASSPLKYIRNEKAPLLVLQGERDIRVPKEEAEQVVDILKKEGRTVDAVYYPEEGHGFIKREHQVDELTRSVGWFDKYLKGETKAQ encoded by the coding sequence ATGACACGCTTCCGCTTTTGGCAGGGATTGGTTTTGCTGGCTTCGGCTTCGGGATTTGCTTCGGGGCCGGGTGATCGCGTAGCGACGGACCCTAAGAGCGTCACCTCGGCTGCAAGCGCGAGTGGATCGTCTCCAATGCCTGTGGCTGAACTGCTGCAAACGGTGCGCCTCGGTGGTTCAACATGGTCACCCGACGGAAAGCAGATTGGCTATATCAGCAACGCTTCAGGACGGCTGAATCTTTGGGTCATGCAGGGGGATGGGACGGGAGCGCGGCAGTTGCTGAAGTCGGATGACCGTCAATCCGGCCCGGTGTTTACGAAAGACGGCAAAGAGATCGTCTACGAACAGGACAAGGGTGGCGATGAGCTGTACGACCTGTATGCGGTTCCAGTGAGTGGAGGCGAGCCGCGGAACCTCACGAACACAGACAAGACGAGTGAAAGCAGTCCGCTGTTTTCCAAAGATGGCAAATGGTTAGCCTTCACCAACAAGGTCAAGGTCGAGGCATCGACTAACGTCGGGGTCATGGACTGGGAGACGGGGAAGGTGCGTATCCTAACCCACGAGACGGATCCGAAGGCGTTCTGGAATATTGGAGACTGGAGCCCGGATGGGCGGAGTCTCTACGCGGTACGCCAGGTGGGGCTCGACGACGCGGACGTCTACCGGGTGGATGTGAAGAGTGGTGCGACCGAGAAGCTGACGACTCACACCGGAAAGGCGCTCGTCTTTGCGACCGCGGTATCGCCGGATGGCAAGACCCTTCTGCTGACCTCGAATGAGAAGGGCGGCTATCTGAATGTCGCGCTGCTGGATATTGCGTCGAAAAAGCAGCGGTGGGTCACGGATTCGCAGTGGGAAGTACACGCGGGCGAATTTTCGCCGAAGGGTGACACATTCACATATACCCTCAACGCGGATGGACGAGCGACGATCAACTTTGTCGATGTGAAGACACTGAAGGCGAGTGATCGCGGCATACCGGCCGGGTTGAACACCTCGGGTGCGGAGCCGACCGCGTTTCGTGAAGACGGAAGCTATCTATTTTCACATCAGGATTCGACACATGTGGCGAATCTCTACCTGCTGAGTGCTGGCGGAGCGATTACGCAGGTGACCCACAACGAGAGCCCGGTGCTGGCGGCGGCAGTCCTGCCTTCTTCGCAGTTGGTAACGTACAAAAGCTTCGATGGAAAGTTGATCTCCGCATTTGTTTGGGTGCCTTTCAATCTGAAGCGCGATGGAACGGCGCCCGTGGTGGTGATGCCACACGGCGGACCGACAGGCCAGACGGTAGACAGCTTCAACGCACGCGCGATTCTACTGGTTTCGCGTGGATACGTAGTGATTGCGCCGAATGTGCGCGGGTCGACGGGCTATGGGATGGAGTTTCAGAACTCCAATAAGAAGGACCTCGGCGGCGCGGATCTGAAGGATGAGATCGCGGGCGTCGACTTCCTGAAAGCCACCGGATTTATCGACGCGAAGAAGGTCGGCATCTGGGGTGGATCTTACGGCGGCTTCATGACACTCATGGCCATCGGCAAAAATCCCGATCTATGGGCCGCGGCCGTCGATGAGTACGGAATTCTGGACTGGTACACCATGCTGGCCCATGAGGATGCGCGTTTGCAGGAGTATGAGAAGTCGCTGCTGGGCGATCCCGTGGCCGACAAAGCTGTATACGAGGCGAGCTCGCCGCTCAAGTACATCCGCAACGAGAAAGCTCCACTGCTGGTGCTGCAGGGCGAGCGGGATATTCGTGTGCCGAAAGAGGAGGCCGAACAGGTGGTGGATATCCTCAAGAAGGAGGGCCGAACCGTGGATGCCGTCTACTACCCGGAGGAGGGTCACGGGTTCATCAAGCGGGAGCACCAGGTAGACGAGCTGACGCGATCCGTCGGTTGGTTTGACAAGTATCTTAAAGGAGAGACCAAGGCACAGTGA
- a CDS encoding CPXCG motif-containing cysteine-rich protein, whose amino-acid sequence MHAAGFQCAGCGEWVETTVDESAGSKQQYVEDCQVCCQPNVLTVRWDRSAQEFTITAELES is encoded by the coding sequence ATGCATGCAGCCGGTTTTCAGTGCGCGGGTTGTGGGGAGTGGGTAGAGACAACGGTAGACGAGTCTGCCGGCTCAAAGCAGCAGTACGTGGAGGACTGCCAGGTTTGCTGCCAGCCGAATGTGCTGACGGTGCGGTGGGACAGATCGGCGCAGGAGTTCACCATTACCGCCGAGTTGGAGAGTTAA
- the bamA gene encoding outer membrane protein assembly factor BamA, which yields MRIFTVNRESGSSLKSKTKTVCTRSRRSRIAYAAYMIAFTALAASSLSAPSLSAQPLSGQTLSGQAGSLSGNVETLCQPQVIGNRRIPKESVLARLYSRQNDLYDPLVVERDFNSLWNTGYFDDVRIERVDSPKCVQLIIYVKEKPTIREINYKGLGAITQSDILDRFKKAKVPLSVESQYDPTKIKRAEVVLRDLLAEHGHQFATIRTEVKTIPPAAVAITFNIKEGPTVKVGKIAFQGNNSINDRTLRAAMKNLRPIGIPHSIILENLFARTFDASKLDEDTERVRQAYRDRGYFKALTSEPTTHIRDAGGINPFTLHPSKGKRIDILMPVEEGSRYKLAGITFSGNTHFTNTRALRAQFAQKDGEYFNATLFGKGLDQLRKAFGEGGFINFVGTPVPTIDEANKTIKLNIDIDEGKAFYVSRIEFTGNTITRDKVIRRELLLEEGQVYNSRLWDLSILRLNQLNYFEALKAEQDSESRQNTDDGTVDLLLKLKEKGKNSIGLNGGISGLSGTFVGLNYETNNFLGLGETLSVQANIGDLSRNLSLGFTEPYLRDKPISLGAQVFTSKYDFNPSKSQSATGQAAGNLTTAQQSLLTNYNQSTTGLTISASEPLRHLFAKTGVTRVGISYSLSRSSVTTFNQNTTNVFQSLAFRSGVAGQNQLSGIITSVVTPSFTFSSLDRAVGPHSGKDFNISMQVAGVGGNVKYISPIASYRQFFPMKGLRVNREGHNVLGYRIQLAHTQGFAGEVAPPTHRLYSGGESDLRGFDIRSVGPYTFIPNKVQYILTNPDGTSVPRDPTNPALGPVQIPLPIYRMVSIGGDTQLVSNIEYRIPIVNQVTFAFFNDFGMTFDALHGQLRQSTAGQSLIDGAQYGCPTIVNGACFGGQSVQFPNLLKIVPGTNFVPRDSLGAEIQVILPIVNAPFRIFYAYNPLRLYKTVPQELAVPNSGPDNVNTFKSYFPTNGAGQFSYQQALQFYGADYILREPRKTFRLTVSTTF from the coding sequence GTGCGTATCTTTACCGTGAATCGAGAGAGCGGAAGCTCCCTGAAAAGCAAGACCAAGACTGTGTGCACGCGCTCCAGACGCTCCCGCATCGCTTATGCCGCGTACATGATTGCGTTTACGGCTCTGGCCGCCTCGTCCCTCTCGGCCCCGTCTCTTTCGGCCCAGCCGCTTTCGGGTCAGACGCTCTCAGGTCAGGCCGGATCGCTGTCCGGCAACGTCGAGACGCTGTGCCAGCCGCAGGTGATCGGTAACCGACGCATTCCCAAGGAGTCGGTGTTGGCCAGGCTCTACAGCCGGCAGAACGACCTCTACGACCCGCTGGTGGTGGAGCGGGACTTCAACTCGCTTTGGAACACTGGCTACTTCGACGATGTGCGCATTGAGCGCGTCGACAGCCCTAAGTGCGTGCAGCTGATCATCTATGTCAAAGAGAAGCCGACCATTCGCGAGATCAATTACAAGGGCCTGGGCGCGATAACGCAGTCCGACATTCTGGACCGCTTCAAGAAAGCAAAGGTACCGCTTTCAGTCGAGAGCCAGTACGACCCCACCAAGATCAAACGGGCCGAGGTGGTGCTGAGAGACCTGCTCGCAGAGCACGGACACCAGTTCGCCACCATCCGGACCGAGGTCAAGACAATTCCGCCCGCGGCCGTCGCGATCACGTTCAATATCAAAGAGGGGCCGACCGTAAAGGTGGGCAAGATCGCCTTCCAGGGCAACAACAGCATCAACGATCGCACCCTGCGCGCCGCGATGAAGAACCTCCGGCCGATCGGAATTCCGCACTCGATCATCCTCGAGAATCTCTTTGCGCGAACCTTCGACGCGAGCAAGCTGGATGAAGACACTGAGCGCGTACGCCAGGCCTATCGCGACCGCGGCTACTTCAAGGCGCTGACCAGCGAGCCGACCACGCACATCCGCGACGCGGGTGGAATCAACCCATTTACTCTGCATCCGTCCAAGGGCAAGCGGATCGACATTTTGATGCCGGTAGAAGAGGGTTCGCGCTACAAGCTCGCCGGTATCACCTTCTCCGGCAACACCCACTTCACCAATACCAGGGCGCTGCGTGCGCAGTTTGCACAGAAAGATGGCGAGTACTTCAACGCAACCCTGTTCGGCAAAGGGTTGGATCAGCTGCGTAAGGCCTTCGGCGAAGGCGGATTCATCAACTTCGTAGGCACACCGGTCCCGACGATCGATGAAGCCAACAAGACGATTAAGCTGAACATCGATATCGATGAAGGCAAAGCGTTCTACGTCTCGCGAATCGAGTTTACCGGCAACACCATCACGCGCGACAAGGTCATTCGGCGCGAGCTCCTTCTGGAAGAAGGGCAGGTCTATAACAGTCGGCTCTGGGATCTTTCTATTCTGCGGCTCAATCAGCTCAACTACTTTGAGGCGTTGAAGGCCGAGCAGGACTCGGAGAGCCGCCAGAACACCGACGACGGAACTGTCGACCTGCTGCTGAAGCTCAAAGAGAAGGGCAAGAACTCCATCGGCCTCAACGGCGGCATCAGCGGGCTGTCAGGAACCTTTGTCGGGTTGAACTACGAGACCAATAACTTTCTCGGACTCGGTGAGACGCTCTCGGTGCAGGCAAATATCGGCGACCTGTCGCGCAACCTGAGCCTCGGATTTACCGAGCCATATCTCCGGGACAAGCCGATCTCGCTGGGCGCGCAGGTCTTCACCAGCAAGTACGACTTCAACCCGTCGAAGAGCCAGTCGGCGACCGGCCAGGCGGCGGGAAACCTGACGACGGCACAACAGTCGCTGCTGACGAACTATAACCAGTCGACAACAGGGTTGACGATCTCGGCAAGCGAGCCTCTGCGGCATCTGTTTGCAAAGACTGGCGTGACTCGTGTCGGTATCTCTTACTCGCTGTCGCGGTCGTCCGTGACAACGTTCAACCAGAACACGACCAACGTCTTTCAATCGCTCGCGTTCCGGTCGGGCGTTGCGGGGCAGAATCAGCTGAGCGGCATCATCACTTCAGTCGTGACGCCGAGCTTCACCTTCTCGAGCCTCGATCGCGCAGTCGGACCTCACAGCGGCAAGGACTTCAACATCTCAATGCAGGTTGCAGGTGTGGGCGGTAACGTGAAGTACATCTCGCCGATTGCCAGCTATCGCCAGTTCTTCCCGATGAAGGGTCTGAGGGTGAACCGCGAGGGCCACAATGTGCTGGGTTACCGTATCCAGCTGGCTCATACGCAAGGCTTCGCAGGCGAGGTTGCCCCCCCAACGCATCGTCTCTACAGCGGCGGCGAATCGGATCTTCGCGGCTTCGACATCCGGTCGGTCGGTCCCTACACCTTCATCCCGAATAAAGTTCAATACATCCTGACCAACCCCGATGGGACCTCGGTTCCGCGTGATCCGACCAACCCCGCACTCGGCCCGGTCCAGATTCCGCTGCCGATCTACCGCATGGTGTCTATCGGTGGAGACACGCAACTTGTCTCGAACATCGAGTACCGAATTCCGATTGTGAATCAGGTGACCTTCGCCTTCTTCAACGACTTTGGCATGACCTTCGACGCGTTGCACGGCCAGTTGCGTCAGAGCACAGCGGGTCAGTCGTTGATCGATGGCGCGCAGTACGGTTGCCCCACAATCGTCAACGGCGCCTGCTTCGGAGGCCAGTCGGTGCAGTTCCCGAACCTGCTGAAGATAGTCCCAGGGACAAACTTCGTTCCGCGGGACTCTCTCGGCGCAGAGATTCAGGTGATCCTGCCGATCGTCAATGCGCCGTTCAGGATCTTCTACGCCTACAATCCGCTGCGTCTTTACAAGACCGTTCCGCAGGAGCTGGCGGTTCCGAACTCCGGTCCTGACAACGTCAATACCTTCAAGAGCTACTTCCCAACCAATGGAGCGGGTCAGTTCAGCTACCAGCAGGCGCTTCAGTTCTATGGGGCTGATTACATCCTGCGTGAGCCAAGAAAGACCTTCCGCCTGACGGTAAGCACGACCTTCTAG
- a CDS encoding RDD family protein, giving the protein MSSAQRDLLPLDETGAETEAGAPFALREQVAQRLAAHRARRTQQPGSGVTAIAQPGPEKTRSSRIAAAVAERYANSPSYRTFLAEQAEAAIREAEAAAEVAALSAKAVADAQYQLLADLDQWTLTPPAPALAEPRLANAEHSDTATRALTLPATAQAPAPALTVRLYEDATRGPLQEQVLPPSRPLIYETYGALNEEETLALDEEIAFRQAPIFEESGPPIEIPANLIEFPRQLVAARKARPRLAEGPLREEADQAPHGSQTAQLRIFEVEAAQISTTPVVESVAPEWSSILLAAHPVAAPVETPEAPFQLEHRPEAAPLNLRLMATMVDGCIITASFLCFVAAFALTVGKLSADSANLAASSVPMSLQTAAIGTAGTLAVLTLLYQLLFFTFSEATPGMRYARVGLCTFSDDNPTRSAMRRRIFATVLAACPLGIGFLWAWMDEDGLGWHDRISRMYQRSY; this is encoded by the coding sequence ATGAGCTCTGCACAGCGTGACCTGCTACCACTGGACGAAACCGGGGCCGAAACGGAAGCGGGCGCACCATTTGCGCTCAGGGAACAGGTAGCCCAACGTCTTGCCGCCCATCGCGCCCGCCGGACGCAGCAGCCGGGCTCCGGGGTCACTGCCATTGCGCAGCCTGGTCCTGAGAAGACACGGTCGTCCCGCATCGCCGCGGCGGTTGCGGAGCGGTACGCCAACTCGCCAAGCTATCGCACGTTTCTCGCCGAGCAGGCCGAAGCTGCGATTCGCGAGGCCGAAGCGGCAGCCGAGGTGGCTGCTCTCAGCGCCAAGGCCGTGGCCGACGCCCAGTACCAGCTGCTGGCTGATCTCGACCAGTGGACGCTGACTCCTCCGGCGCCTGCGCTAGCCGAACCGAGACTCGCCAATGCGGAGCACTCTGACACCGCAACTCGCGCGCTCACTCTTCCAGCGACCGCTCAGGCTCCGGCCCCCGCACTCACGGTGCGGCTCTATGAAGACGCAACCCGTGGCCCGCTGCAGGAACAAGTCTTGCCCCCCAGCCGGCCTCTTATCTACGAGACGTATGGAGCTTTAAATGAGGAAGAGACTCTTGCTCTCGATGAGGAGATCGCCTTCCGCCAGGCTCCGATCTTTGAAGAGTCCGGACCTCCTATCGAGATTCCAGCTAACCTGATCGAGTTTCCGCGGCAGCTGGTGGCGGCGCGTAAGGCTCGTCCGCGGCTGGCAGAAGGGCCGTTGCGCGAGGAGGCCGACCAGGCACCGCACGGCAGCCAGACGGCGCAGCTTCGCATCTTTGAGGTGGAAGCTGCACAGATCTCTACCACTCCAGTGGTCGAGTCTGTCGCGCCGGAGTGGTCATCGATTCTGCTTGCGGCCCATCCTGTCGCGGCGCCAGTCGAAACTCCAGAGGCACCTTTTCAGCTTGAGCACAGACCAGAGGCTGCGCCTCTCAACCTGCGGCTGATGGCTACTATGGTTGATGGGTGCATCATTACGGCTTCTTTTTTGTGCTTTGTCGCGGCCTTCGCGCTGACCGTCGGGAAGCTCTCTGCTGACTCAGCAAATCTTGCTGCCAGCAGCGTGCCCATGAGCCTGCAGACCGCTGCTATCGGTACAGCCGGCACTCTGGCGGTTCTCACTCTGCTCTATCAGCTTCTCTTCTTTACCTTCAGCGAGGCGACTCCCGGGATGCGTTATGCCCGCGTCGGCCTCTGCACTTTTTCGGATGATAACCCTACGCGGTCGGCTATGCGGCGACGCATCTTCGCTACGGTCCTTGCTGCCTGTCCGCTGGGTATCGGCTTCCTTTGGGCGTGGATGGATGAAGACGGCCTTGGGTGGCATGACCGCATCTCCCGCATGTACCAGCGCAGCTACTAG
- a CDS encoding LPS-assembly protein LptD, with amino-acid sequence MRLISLKSSFKPDEPGIKPHGQRRRPLLALLFGGTKPFHPVAKACGFYSGSLRTAVYLLITIMVLPASHPHLRAQQVTTQATPLSDAQDTSSSLPDERLPDEPGAARYPETAQNPRATQYPVAEVLPATEDTTDVKTEEDTLSRSGSVVTLDGDVMLTYRDRIVKADHIEFDQASGELTATGHLHVSGGANHEDLTASHGTMNLKQQTATFYDVTGSVGLKSAGHTLTYSSSNPFLFTGRMVVRTGPQSYEIYDGTLTTCQLPHPDWMLYAGKFAVDSEKAKAQNSTFRLMNIPVLFLPYVTHPTDSEQRQTGFMIPVPGYSSTKGFTLGEEFYWAINRSTDLTVGAQYYSLRGWEQSATFRYRGLGNDFAKARYTGLLDRGIFTSGVYLNQGGEDATVSGRHDFTSQTRVVGDVEYLSSYAYREAFAENFSVAVSSDILSIVYGVHQWDGYSASARVDRYQGLKQAGVAATPTTPAIPEEQVKIFHAPSLDFTSTEHEIGRTGLLWSIDASHAGLSRVQPDFSTGGLTQRFDLHPELSYRLGFDGWHMLASIGARETAYSRSRQVPYAPIGVPVELPNPLNRSDVEVEADLRAPVVERTFDSPRVEKLFGGNDVKHTIEPELTYRYVTGVNNFLSVLRFDDADIVSNTNELEYGVTQRLFLRPTKARPCKERPTTTAQTQYWDDDSGKVQTRGQGGSEKDALPNCGSHPLLSWRLTQKHFFNENFGGAVINGRRNIFDTTLNFSGIAFLTEPRAISPLVSRLRLRTSSHMDVEWDFDLDTGAKKFTSNNVFVDVHQNNVFAGLSYARLNAPGRFYTEGVTSAVSDFNQLRLLLGYGSPTKPGLGVAGNVGLDLNANNTGLVQYGAVQGSYNWDCCGFSVEVRKYELGSVRNETTERFNFTLLNIGTAGNLRRAASLF; translated from the coding sequence GTGCGCCTGATTAGTCTCAAATCAAGTTTCAAGCCCGACGAACCTGGGATCAAGCCCCATGGGCAGCGCCGACGGCCTCTGCTCGCTCTGCTGTTCGGCGGCACGAAGCCGTTCCATCCCGTTGCGAAGGCTTGCGGCTTCTACTCCGGAAGCCTCCGAACCGCTGTTTACCTCTTGATAACTATCATGGTGCTCCCCGCAAGTCATCCACATCTGCGGGCCCAGCAGGTGACGACTCAGGCAACCCCCCTTTCTGATGCGCAAGATACGTCCTCGAGCCTGCCGGATGAGCGCCTGCCGGATGAGCCCGGCGCGGCGCGTTATCCAGAAACGGCGCAAAATCCACGAGCGACGCAATATCCGGTGGCCGAGGTGCTCCCCGCCACCGAGGACACCACCGACGTAAAGACAGAGGAAGACACGCTGTCGAGAAGCGGAAGCGTCGTCACCTTGGATGGAGACGTCATGCTGACCTATCGCGATCGCATCGTAAAGGCCGATCACATCGAGTTCGATCAGGCCTCAGGCGAGCTCACCGCGACGGGGCATCTGCACGTAAGCGGTGGCGCAAACCACGAGGACCTCACCGCCAGCCACGGCACCATGAATCTCAAGCAGCAGACGGCGACCTTTTACGACGTCACCGGCTCTGTCGGGCTCAAGAGCGCAGGCCACACGCTCACCTACTCCAGCAGCAATCCGTTTCTGTTCACCGGCCGCATGGTCGTACGGACAGGGCCGCAGTCCTATGAGATCTACGACGGCACCTTGACCACCTGTCAGCTCCCGCACCCCGACTGGATGCTCTACGCAGGAAAGTTTGCGGTCGACAGCGAGAAGGCGAAGGCCCAGAACAGCACCTTCCGGCTGATGAATATCCCTGTGCTCTTTTTGCCCTACGTAACCCACCCAACGGACTCCGAGCAGAGGCAGACCGGCTTCATGATCCCGGTGCCGGGTTACTCATCGACCAAGGGATTCACCCTCGGCGAGGAGTTTTACTGGGCGATCAACCGCAGCACCGACCTCACCGTAGGCGCGCAGTATTACTCCCTCCGCGGGTGGGAGCAGTCAGCAACGTTTCGATACCGCGGACTAGGCAATGACTTTGCGAAGGCCCGATACACCGGCCTGCTCGACCGTGGCATCTTCACCAGCGGCGTGTACCTGAATCAAGGCGGAGAAGATGCGACGGTTTCGGGGCGTCACGACTTCACTTCGCAGACGAGAGTAGTCGGGGATGTGGAGTATCTGAGTTCGTACGCCTATCGCGAGGCATTTGCCGAGAACTTCAGCGTCGCAGTGTCGAGCGACATCCTTTCGATCGTCTATGGCGTGCATCAGTGGGACGGATACTCCGCGTCGGCCCGTGTGGATCGATATCAGGGCCTGAAACAGGCTGGCGTAGCCGCGACCCCGACCACGCCGGCAATCCCGGAAGAACAGGTGAAGATCTTTCATGCGCCGTCGCTCGACTTCACCAGCACCGAGCACGAGATCGGCCGGACCGGACTGCTGTGGAGCATAGACGCCTCCCACGCCGGACTGTCCCGCGTGCAGCCGGACTTCTCTACCGGCGGGCTTACCCAGCGGTTCGACCTGCATCCCGAGCTCTCCTATCGTCTCGGCTTCGATGGATGGCACATGCTCGCGTCGATAGGCGCTCGCGAGACCGCGTACTCCAGAAGCAGGCAGGTTCCCTACGCCCCGATCGGAGTTCCAGTCGAGCTTCCCAACCCTCTCAACCGGTCCGATGTTGAGGTTGAGGCAGATCTGCGGGCGCCTGTGGTGGAGCGGACCTTCGATTCGCCACGCGTCGAAAAGCTCTTCGGCGGAAACGACGTGAAGCACACCATCGAGCCGGAGCTGACCTACCGCTACGTCACCGGCGTGAACAACTTCTTGAGCGTCCTGCGCTTCGACGATGCCGATATCGTAAGCAACACCAACGAACTGGAGTACGGAGTGACCCAGCGGCTGTTCCTGCGGCCCACAAAGGCCCGTCCCTGCAAAGAAAGACCCACGACCACCGCGCAGACCCAGTACTGGGATGACGATAGCGGCAAGGTTCAGACCAGGGGACAGGGTGGCAGCGAGAAAGATGCGCTGCCCAACTGCGGCAGTCATCCGCTGCTCAGCTGGCGGCTGACGCAGAAGCACTTCTTCAACGAGAACTTCGGCGGAGCCGTCATCAACGGCCGGCGAAACATCTTCGACACGACGCTGAACTTCTCAGGAATCGCATTTCTCACCGAGCCCAGGGCCATCTCCCCTCTGGTCTCCCGTCTGCGCCTGCGCACCTCCTCGCACATGGACGTGGAGTGGGACTTCGATCTCGACACCGGCGCAAAGAAGTTTACCTCCAACAACGTATTCGTGGACGTGCATCAGAACAACGTCTTTGCCGGCCTCAGCTACGCGCGGTTGAACGCTCCGGGCCGCTTCTATACTGAAGGAGTAACCTCGGCAGTCTCGGACTTCAATCAGCTGCGGCTGCTCCTGGGCTACGGTTCGCCGACCAAGCCGGGCCTCGGAGTGGCAGGCAACGTAGGGCTGGATCTCAACGCAAATAACACCGGCCTGGTGCAGTACGGTGCCGTGCAGGGGTCCTATAACTGGGACTGCTGCGGATTCAGCGTCGAGGTTCGCAAGTACGAGCTGGGCTCGGTGCGAAATGAGACCACGGAGAGATTCAACTTCACCCTGCTGAACATCGGAACAGCGGGCAATCTGCGGCGTGCAGCCAGCCTCTTCTAA
- a CDS encoding DsbA family protein has product MLIAVKPFRTLIFAFTLAALGCHAQTSPQTVPPGAGDASGKLSPELTRRVEVLIRSRASIPPGYVIQIGSRTRSDVPGFDKISVSFLADGKSSKPAEFLLSTDGNTLAQFSKFDISKDPKLLVSGDGRPSRGGPANAPVLIVGFDDLECPYCAKMHEQLFPALTERYKDQIHIVYRDFPLDQHPWAMRAAIDTNCVGAHSPMGYWNLVDYIHAHAAELGGTDKSLAKANETLDTLARDEGKKQNLNAESLNACLAKQDDTAIKASIKLGESLGVDSTPALFINGEKVEGAQPLEDVYRMIDSALIASGQTPPPPPTPIQAQPQTPPATKPGN; this is encoded by the coding sequence GTGTTGATCGCTGTGAAGCCGTTCCGAACCCTGATCTTTGCCTTTACGCTGGCCGCCCTCGGCTGCCATGCACAGACCTCTCCGCAGACTGTGCCCCCTGGTGCCGGCGATGCTTCGGGCAAGCTCTCTCCTGAGCTCACGCGAAGGGTAGAAGTGCTCATCCGTTCCAGGGCGTCGATTCCTCCAGGCTATGTGATTCAGATCGGATCTCGTACCCGCAGCGACGTGCCAGGCTTTGACAAAATCAGCGTATCGTTCTTGGCCGACGGCAAGTCCAGCAAGCCCGCCGAATTTCTGCTCTCGACTGACGGCAATACCTTGGCTCAATTCAGTAAGTTCGACATCAGCAAGGATCCAAAGCTCCTCGTAAGCGGCGATGGCCGGCCTTCACGCGGCGGTCCCGCAAACGCGCCCGTGCTCATCGTCGGCTTTGACGACCTCGAGTGCCCCTACTGCGCAAAGATGCACGAGCAGCTCTTTCCCGCGTTGACCGAGCGCTATAAGGATCAGATTCATATCGTCTATCGCGACTTCCCGCTGGATCAGCATCCCTGGGCCATGCGCGCGGCGATTGATACCAACTGCGTAGGCGCCCACAGCCCTATGGGCTATTGGAATCTGGTGGACTACATCCACGCTCACGCCGCAGAACTCGGCGGCACAGACAAGAGTCTCGCCAAGGCTAACGAGACGCTCGACACCCTCGCGCGCGACGAAGGGAAGAAACAGAACCTCAACGCGGAGTCGCTGAATGCGTGCCTCGCCAAGCAGGATGACACGGCCATCAAAGCGTCGATCAAGCTGGGCGAAAGCCTGGGGGTAGACTCCACGCCGGCGCTCTTCATCAACGGAGAAAAGGTGGAGGGAGCGCAGCCCCTCGAGGACGTGTATCGTATGATCGATAGCGCGCTGATTGCCTCCGGGCAGACGCCTCCACCGCCGCCGACACCAATTCAGGCACAGCCTCAAACCCCGCCGGCGACCAAACCCGGCAACTAG